A genome region from Paramisgurnus dabryanus chromosome 12, PD_genome_1.1, whole genome shotgun sequence includes the following:
- the ppp2r5ea gene encoding protein phosphatase 2, regulatory subunit B', epsilon: MSSAPTTPPSVDKVDGFTRKSVRKTRQKRAQSSSQFRSQDKPIDLVQLALLKDVSPQEQPELFLKKVQQCCTLFDFIDTLSDLKMKEYKRTTLNELVDYVTVSRGYLTEQTYPEVVKMVSYNIFRTLPPSDSNEFDPEEDEPTLEASWPHLQLVYEFFIRFLESQEFQPSIAKKYIDQKFVLQLLELFDSEDPRERDCLKTVLHRIYGKFLGLRAFIRKQINNIFLCFVYETEHFNGVAELLEILGSIINGFALPLKAEHKQFLVKVLLPLHTVRSLSLFHAQLAYCIVQFLEKDPTLTEPVIRGLLKFWPKTCSQKEVMYLGELEEILDVIEPTQFVKIQELLFKQISRCVSSPHFQVAERALYYWNNEYIMSLIEENSSVILPIMFASLYRISKEHWNPAISALIYNVLKAFMEMNSTLFDELAASYKSERQRERKKDKDREDLWRKLEELELRRGIQNSDGVIPT; the protein is encoded by the exons ATGTCTTCAGCACCCACCACACCCCCGTCGGTGGACAAGGTGGACGGCTTCACCAGGAAGTCTGTCAGGAAAACCAGGCAGAAGCGAGCACAGAGCTCGTCTCAGTTCAGGTCTCAGGATAAGCCCATAGATCTGGTGCAGCTGGCGCTGCTCAAAG ATGTTTCGCCTCAGGAGCAGCCAGAGTTGTTCCTCAAGAAAGTGCAGCAGTGCTGTACACTGTTTGACTTCATAGACACACTGTCTGATCTTAAAATGAAAGAGTATAAACGCACAACCCTCAATGAGCTGGTGGACTATGTCACTGTTAGCCGGGGCTACCTTACTGAACAGACTTACCCTGAGGTGGTCAAAATG GTGTCCTACAATATTTTTCGGACCCTTCCACCTAGTGACAGTAATGAGTTTGATCCAGAGGAAGACGAACCCACGCTGGAGGCCTCATGGCCACATTTACAG CTTGTCTATGAGTTTTTCATTCGCTTCTTGGAGAGTCAGGAATTTCAGCCCAGCATTGCCAAAAAATACATCGACCAGAAATTTGTATTACAG CTCTTGGAGCTGTTTGATAGCGAGGACCCTCGGGAGAGAGACTGCCTGAAGACAGTCCTTCACAGAATCTATGGCAAGTTCCTCGGTCTCAGAGCCTTTATCCGTAAACAGATCAACAACATTTTCCTTTG TTTTGTTTACGAGACCGAGCACTTCAATGGAGTAGCTGAACTGCTGGAGATTTTGGGAAG CATCATCAATGGGTTTGCACTCCCGCTCAAAGCCGAACACAAGCAGTTCCTGGTTAAAGTCCTGCTGCCTCTCCACACAGTGAGGAGCTTGTCTCTTTTCCATGCCCAG CTGGCTTATTGCATCGTACAGTTCTTGGAGAAAGACCCCACGTTAACAGAGCCT GTGATCAGAGGTTTGTTGAAGTTCTGGCCAAAAACCTGCAGTCAAAAAGAG GTTATGTATCTTGGAGAGCTGGAGGAGATTCTCGATGTGATTGAGCCCACTCAGTTTGTTAAGATCCAGGAGCTGCTCTTCAAACAAATTTCTAGATGTGTATCCAGCCCTCATTTTCAG GTGGCAGAGCGAGCCTTGTACTACTGGAACAATGAGTACATTATGAGTCTGATCGAGGAGAACTCCAGCGTCATCCTGCCTATCATGTTTGCCAGCCTGTACAGGATCTCTAAAGAGCACTGGAACCC GGCAATATCAGCTTTGATCTACAACGTACTCAAGGCATTCATGGAGATGAACAGCACACTGTTCGATGAGCTTGCAGCCAGTTACAAATCGGAACGGCAAAG GGAAAGGAAGAAGGATAAGGACCGGGAGGACCTGTGGAGGAAGTTGGAGGAGCTTGAACTCAGACGAGGCATCCAAAACAGCGATGGCGTCATTCCCACCTAA